The following coding sequences lie in one Ferviditalea candida genomic window:
- the acpP gene encoding acyl carrier protein, translating to MSDVLDRVKKIIVDRLGVEESEITLEASFKDDLGADSLDVVELVMELEDEFDMEISDEDAEKITTVGEVVEYIKSHA from the coding sequence ATGTCCGACGTATTGGACCGAGTCAAAAAAATTATCGTAGATCGCTTGGGGGTTGAGGAGTCAGAAATCACCCTTGAAGCATCTTTTAAAGATGATCTGGGTGCAGATTCTCTTGATGTGGTAGAGCTCGTGATGGAATTGGAAGATGAATTCGACATGGAAATTTCCGATGAGGATGCGGAAAAAATTACGACTGTGGGAGAAGTAGTTGAATACATAAAATCTCATGCGTAA
- the fabG gene encoding 3-oxoacyl-[acyl-carrier-protein] reductase: protein MLEGKTALVTGASRGIGRAIAIALADAGADVMINYSGSEQAAEEVASLIRDMGRKAEKIRANVGSSAEVEQMVKATLEKMGKIDILVNNAGITKDNLIMRMKEEEFDQVIETNLKGVFNCIKAVTRPMMKQRSGTIINITSVVGVTGNPGQANYVASKAGVIGLTKTAAKELASRSITVNAVAPGFIVTEMTDKLPEEAKESIMNQIPFGRMGKPEEIAKVVVFLASDAAAYMTGQTLHVDGGMYM from the coding sequence ATGCTTGAAGGAAAAACAGCTTTGGTTACCGGAGCTTCCCGCGGAATCGGAAGAGCGATCGCCATCGCGCTGGCCGATGCGGGTGCGGATGTCATGATCAATTACTCCGGCAGCGAGCAGGCCGCCGAGGAGGTTGCTTCGCTCATCCGGGATATGGGCAGGAAGGCCGAAAAAATCCGCGCCAATGTCGGTTCTTCGGCGGAAGTCGAGCAAATGGTCAAAGCTACGCTGGAAAAAATGGGTAAAATTGATATACTGGTGAATAACGCAGGCATAACCAAAGATAATTTGATAATGCGGATGAAAGAGGAAGAATTCGATCAGGTCATCGAGACGAATCTGAAGGGCGTCTTCAACTGCATCAAGGCCGTCACCCGTCCGATGATGAAGCAGCGTTCCGGCACGATCATCAATATCACATCCGTGGTCGGCGTGACGGGGAACCCGGGACAGGCGAATTACGTTGCGTCCAAGGCGGGCGTCATCGGCCTGACCAAGACGGCGGCCAAAGAGCTGGCCTCCCGCAGCATCACCGTCAACGCGGTCGCACCCGGATTTATCGTTACCGAAATGACGGATAAGCTCCCGGAAGAGGCCAAGGAAAGCATCATGAACCAAATCCCCTTCGGCCGGATGGGAAAGCCTGAGGAAATCGCCAAGGTAGTCGTATTTCTGGCTTCCGACGCGGCCGCTTACATGACGGGACAAACGCTTCACGTCGACGGCGGCATGTATATGTGA